CCCGAACCGCTCGGCCCCACCAGACTAACCGACTCCCCGCGGGCTACCCTGAAATCGACACCCCTCAGGATATTGACCTCGCCACCTGCACTGGGCAATGTAAGATGGACGCCATCGACAAGAATGGCGTCCTCTTTGTTTTTTGTATAAGTTGTCGTGTTCATAAGTCCAGTGTGTCACGAAAAGGAGCGTTCGAAAATGGCTAGCGGTATTTTTTACCGGCTTCGACACATATTGGTGACGTTAGGTCTTGTGACGTTGGTTCTTGCGGCAGGGGGCGTCGTGCTGGCCTTGTTGCTGGCAGATTCTCCGTCGAAGGCGACAGGGGAGAAGGTCCTGCTGGCTTTCGGAGACAGCCTTACGGCGGGTTATGGATTGCCGGCCCGGTCCGGATTTACCCGGCAACTGGAGACGGCTTTGCGGGCCAGAGGTCATAATGTGCGCATCATTAACGGTGGTGTGTCAGGGGATACGACAGCGGAAGGCCGCGCCCGCCTTGACTGGACTCTCACGCCGGATACTGACGGGGTTATTCTGGAACTGGGGGCGAATGATGCCCTGCGCGGCGTGGACCCGTCAATAACGGAAGAAAATCTGAAGGATATTCTCTCGCGTCTGGGCGCCCGCAATTTACCGGTTTTGCTTACGGGTATGTATGCGCCCCCTAATATGGGGATTTCTTACATGTTTAAATTTAACGGTATCTATTCGGACCTTGCCGATGAGTACGATGTGGTGTTTTATCCGTTTTTTCTGGAAGATGTTGCCGCCAAGCGTTCTTTGAACCTGCCCGACGGGATTCATCCCAACGCTAAGGGCGTTGAAATTATCGTGGAGAATATTGTGCCCTATGTGGAGGAACTTCTTGAACGGATACCGCCTTCCTGACATTAAAACCTGAAAGAGGAGATATTTTATGGAATACCGGACGCTGGGACGAACGGATTTGAAGGTCAGTGCCATCTGCCTTGGCACGATGACGTGGGGAGAGCAGAACAGCGAGGCCGACGGTCATGAGCAGATGGATTATGCCGTCGAGCAGGGCATTAATTTTTTTGATACGTCAGAGATGTATGCCGTTCCGCCGCGCCGTGAGACACAGGGCTCGACGGAGCGGATTATCGGAAGCTGGTTCAAGAAGACCGGTCTGCGCGATAAGATTATTCTGGCGACCAAGGTTGCAGGACGTGCGCCTTTTGACTGGTTGCGCAAGGATGGTTCGCCTACGGAGCAATCCGCCGCCCAGATCAATGAGGCTGTTGATGCCTCTCTTGAGCGGTTGCAGACGGACTATATTGATCTGTATCAGTTGCACTGGCCCGACCGCCCGATGGCGTTATTTGGCGGCAAACTGGGCTACAAGCACGTAGAAGGCGAGAGCAACCCCATTGACGGGATTCTGGAGGTTCTGGGTGATCTGGTGAAAACCGGAAAAGTGCGTCATATCGGACTTTCCAACGAGACGCCGTGGGGGACGATGAGTTTTTTGCACCATGCCGGGGTGAATGGCCGCCCGCGGGTGCAATCTATTCAAAACGCCTATAATTTTCTCAACCGGACGTTTGAGCTGGGCGGTTCGGAAATCGCCATGCGCGAACAGGTGGGGCTATTGGCCTATTCACCTCTGGCGCAGGGCTATCTGACCGGCAAATATCAGAATGGTGCCTTGCCGGAAGGCTCCCGCAAGGCACTGTTTGACCGCCTGCAACGCTATGAGACTCCGGGCACTTCCGAGGCTATAGACAGTTATCTGGCGCTGGCCAAAACACACGGTCTTGATGCCTCGCAGATGGCCAATCAGTTTGTGACGACACGGCCTTTTGTGACAAG
The sequence above is drawn from the Parvularculales bacterium genome and encodes:
- a CDS encoding arylesterase, which encodes MASGIFYRLRHILVTLGLVTLVLAAGGVVLALLLADSPSKATGEKVLLAFGDSLTAGYGLPARSGFTRQLETALRARGHNVRIINGGVSGDTTAEGRARLDWTLTPDTDGVILELGANDALRGVDPSITEENLKDILSRLGARNLPVLLTGMYAPPNMGISYMFKFNGIYSDLADEYDVVFYPFFLEDVAAKRSLNLPDGIHPNAKGVEIIVENIVPYVEELLERIPPS
- a CDS encoding aldo/keto reductase; its protein translation is MEYRTLGRTDLKVSAICLGTMTWGEQNSEADGHEQMDYAVEQGINFFDTSEMYAVPPRRETQGSTERIIGSWFKKTGLRDKIILATKVAGRAPFDWLRKDGSPTEQSAAQINEAVDASLERLQTDYIDLYQLHWPDRPMALFGGKLGYKHVEGESNPIDGILEVLGDLVKTGKVRHIGLSNETPWGTMSFLHHAGVNGRPRVQSIQNAYNFLNRTFELGGSEIAMREQVGLLAYSPLAQGYLTGKYQNGALPEGSRKALFDRLQRYETPGTSEAIDSYLALAKTHGLDASQMANQFVTTRPFVTSNIIGATSMEQLKLAVGSHEINLTKEIEKEIESIHLRQSNPCP